A genomic region of Carettochelys insculpta isolate YL-2023 chromosome 7, ASM3395843v1, whole genome shotgun sequence contains the following coding sequences:
- the SLC16A12 gene encoding monocarboxylate transporter 12 isoform X1 — MAAPKKVLLSSPPDGGWGWMIVVGCFFVTICTRAVTRCISIFFVEFQTYFAQDYARTAWIHSITDCATMLCAPFGSLISNHVSCQVGIMLGGLLASAGLILSSFATSLEHLYFSLGVLTGVGFALCYSPAIAMVGKYFNKRKALAYGIAMSGSGIGTFILAPVVQLLIEQFSWRGALLILGGFVLNLCVCGALMRPIALMEDRKSPPEFLEQEYVSEAQKQDLKQFSICSPLIKAWSHECLCCCSWQEYNFLLMPDFMVLAVSVLFMAYGCSPLFVYLVPYALNVGVSHQQAAFLMSILGVIDIIGNITFGWLTDRRCLKKYRHVCYIFAVGMDGLCYLFLPILQSFPLLVPFSFTFGYFDGAYVTLIPVVTADVVGIGSLSTALGVVYFLHAIPYLVSPPFAGWLVDTTESYTASFVLCGFSMIFSSALLCFAKLAKKIKKSHLRSLARDTDTKQQIWTNGAIAYSVSRELNQQDGEILATEANSYSNR, encoded by the exons ATGGCAGCACCGAAGAAAGTgctgctctcttcccctcccgatggagggtggggatggatgATTGTTGTTGGCTGCTTCTTCGTTACTATCTGCACTAGAGCTGTAACAAG ATGCATCTCAATTTTCTTTGTGGAGTTCCAGACATACTTTGCTCAGGATTATGCCCGAACAGCATGGATCCATTCCATTACAGACTGTGCCACAATGCTGTGTG CCCCATTTGGAAGTTTGATCAGTAATCATGTATCGTGTCAAGTGGGCATCATGCTCGGAGGACTGCTTGCATCTGCGGGACTGATCCTGAGTTCATTTGCCACAAGCTTGGAACACCTCTACTTTTCATTAGGAGTGCTTACAG GAGTTGGATTTGCCCTTTGTTATTCTCCAGCCATAGCAATGGTGGGCAAATATTTCAACAAAAGAAAAGCGCTGGCATACGGGATAGCCATGTCAGGGAGCGGAATCGGCACCTTCATTCTGGCCCCAGTGGTCCAACTCTTGATTGAACAATTTTCCTGGCGTGGAGCCTTACTCATCCTGGgcggttttgttttaaatctctgtGTCTGTGGTGCCCTGATGAGGCCTATTGCTCTTATGGAGGACCGTAAAAGCCCTCCTGAGTTTCTTGAACAGGAGTATGTCTCAGAAGCACAGAAGCAAGACTTAAAGCAATTTTCCATCTGTTCACCTTTAATCAAAGCCTGGTCCCATGAGTGTCTATGCTGTTGCTCTTGGCAAGAATACAACTTCTTACTGATGCCAGACTTCATGGTGCTAGCAGTGTCTGTTTTATTTATGGCATATGGCTGTAGCCCTCTTTTTGTCTACCTAGTGCCTTATGCTTTGAATGTCGGTGTGAGCCATCAGCAGGCTGCCTTCCTTATGTCCATACTGGGTGTCATCGATATTATTGGTAATATCACCTTTGGATGGTTGACAGACAGAAG GTGTCTGAAGAAGTACCGCCATGTTTGCTACATCTTCGCTGTGGGAATGGATGGCCTCTGTTATCTCTTCCTTCCCATTCTCCAAAGTTTCCCCCTGCTTGTGCCGTTCTCATTTACTTTTGGGTATTTTGATGGAGCCTACGTTACACTGATTCCTGTCGTGACTGCAGATGTAGTAGGAATTGGTTCCTTATCAACAGCCCTAGGTGTAGTGTATTTTCTTCATGCAATCCCTTATCTAGTGAGTCCCCCCTTTGCAG GTTGGCTGGTGGATACCACTGAGAGCTACACTGCATCATTCGTTCTGTGTGGATTTTCTATGATATTCAGTTCAGCATTACTGTGCTTTGCAAAACtagcaaagaaaataaaaaagtcacATTTGAGGTCACTTGCCAGAGATACTGACACAAAACAGCAGATATGGACAAATGGAGCAATAGCTTATTCTGTGTCTCGGGAATTAAATCAACAGGATGGAGAAATATTGGCCACTGAGGCAAATAGCTACAGCAACAGATGA
- the SLC16A12 gene encoding monocarboxylate transporter 12 isoform X2, with amino-acid sequence MAAPKKVLLSSPPDGGWGWMIVVGCFFVTICTRAVTRCISIFFVEFQTYFAQDYARTAWIHSITDCATMLCAPFGSLISNHVSCQVGIMLGGLLASAGLILSSFATSLEHLYFSLGVLTGVGFALCYSPAIAMVGKYFNKRKALAYGIAMSGSGIGTFILAPVVQLLIEQFSWRGALLILGGFVLNLCVCGALMRPIALMEDRKSPPEFLEQEYVSEAQKQDLKQFSICSPLIKAWSHECLCCCSWQEYNFLLMPDFMVLAVSVLFMAYGCSPLFVYLVPYALNVGVSHQQAAFLMSILGVIDIIGNITFGWLTDRRCLKKYRHVCYIFAVGMDGLCYLFLPILQSFPLLVPFSFTFGYFDGAYVTLIPVVTADVVGIGSLSTALGVVYFLHAIPYLVSPPFAGLQDKSWQGRRTIAASGPYWKQKSSSNVGKEVGWWIPLRATLHHSFCVDFL; translated from the exons ATGGCAGCACCGAAGAAAGTgctgctctcttcccctcccgatggagggtggggatggatgATTGTTGTTGGCTGCTTCTTCGTTACTATCTGCACTAGAGCTGTAACAAG ATGCATCTCAATTTTCTTTGTGGAGTTCCAGACATACTTTGCTCAGGATTATGCCCGAACAGCATGGATCCATTCCATTACAGACTGTGCCACAATGCTGTGTG CCCCATTTGGAAGTTTGATCAGTAATCATGTATCGTGTCAAGTGGGCATCATGCTCGGAGGACTGCTTGCATCTGCGGGACTGATCCTGAGTTCATTTGCCACAAGCTTGGAACACCTCTACTTTTCATTAGGAGTGCTTACAG GAGTTGGATTTGCCCTTTGTTATTCTCCAGCCATAGCAATGGTGGGCAAATATTTCAACAAAAGAAAAGCGCTGGCATACGGGATAGCCATGTCAGGGAGCGGAATCGGCACCTTCATTCTGGCCCCAGTGGTCCAACTCTTGATTGAACAATTTTCCTGGCGTGGAGCCTTACTCATCCTGGgcggttttgttttaaatctctgtGTCTGTGGTGCCCTGATGAGGCCTATTGCTCTTATGGAGGACCGTAAAAGCCCTCCTGAGTTTCTTGAACAGGAGTATGTCTCAGAAGCACAGAAGCAAGACTTAAAGCAATTTTCCATCTGTTCACCTTTAATCAAAGCCTGGTCCCATGAGTGTCTATGCTGTTGCTCTTGGCAAGAATACAACTTCTTACTGATGCCAGACTTCATGGTGCTAGCAGTGTCTGTTTTATTTATGGCATATGGCTGTAGCCCTCTTTTTGTCTACCTAGTGCCTTATGCTTTGAATGTCGGTGTGAGCCATCAGCAGGCTGCCTTCCTTATGTCCATACTGGGTGTCATCGATATTATTGGTAATATCACCTTTGGATGGTTGACAGACAGAAG GTGTCTGAAGAAGTACCGCCATGTTTGCTACATCTTCGCTGTGGGAATGGATGGCCTCTGTTATCTCTTCCTTCCCATTCTCCAAAGTTTCCCCCTGCTTGTGCCGTTCTCATTTACTTTTGGGTATTTTGATGGAGCCTACGTTACACTGATTCCTGTCGTGACTGCAGATGTAGTAGGAATTGGTTCCTTATCAACAGCCCTAGGTGTAGTGTATTTTCTTCATGCAATCCCTTATCTAGTGAGTCCCCCCTTTGCAG GCCTCCAAGATAAAAGCTGGCAAGGAAGGAGAACGATTGCAGCATCCGGCCCATATTGGAAACAAAAGTCCTCCTCCAATGTGGGTAAGGAG GTTGGCTGGTGGATACCACTGAGAGCTACACTGCATCATTCGTTCTGTGTGGATTTTCTATGA